acacacacacacacacacacacgcgcgcgcgcgcgcacagcTTCTCTGCGTCCTCATTGGCGAGCAACAGATGCTCTATGGTGCGATTGGACAAAAGTTTCATTCCAGTCTTAAACATGTGCACAACACACCCCCtcccacacacactgacacacaccccTCCTCTTGGCGTACCGCTATTATTTCACTCCACTTATTCCCAGTCCAGGAAAAGTCCGTTAGTCGAAGCGCAGAAGAGACGCGGCGAGGTGATGCTGTCTACTTGACCAATACAATTCACTTGTTCTTGATTGATCTTAGAGGAAAAAAACTTTGGATTGAAGAATTTGAGATTGGATTGGAGACTTCTGAGAGGAAACGTTTGGAAAGGAAGAATTTGGAGAGGAAAATTGTGACTAAAGGACTTTGGAGAGAAGAAGTTGGATTGAAAACTGGGTCGAGTGTTTCCAAACATTCCAAAAGTCTTGGATTTGGCTGCACAGATATATCTGAGCATTATAAGAAAAAAAGGAACATAGAAATAAGAAGATATGGCCTCTGCGGCTCTTGAGATCCTCGGTCTGGCCCTGTGCGTCCTCGGAACGCTTTTGGAGATGACCGCTTGCGGCTTGCCCACCTGGAAGGTGACCGCCTACATCGAGGCTAACATCGTGGTGGCGCAGACCATCTGGGACGGCTTGTGGATGTCGTGCGCCGTGCAGAGCACGGGCCAGATGCAGTGCAAGACTCACGACTCCATGCTCGCCCTCAGCCACGACCTCCAAGCCGCGCGCGCGCTCACGGTCATCTCCTCCGTGCTGTGCGTTTTCGCGCTGATGGTGGTGATCGCCGGGGCGCAATGCACCAACTGCATCAAGACGGAGAGCGTCAAGGCGCGCGTGGTGAACGTTGGAGGGGTCATCTACATCATCAGTGCCATCTTCATGCTGGTGCCCCTGTGCTGGATGGCCAACAGCATTATCTCCGACTTCTACAACCCGCAGGTGCCGGCGTCCCAGAAGCGGGAGATCGGCGCGGCGCTCTACATCGGCTGGGCGGCCACCGCGATGCTTCTGCTCGGGGGCAGCATGCTCTGCTGCTCGTGTCCGGCGTCGGGAAGCTCCAGTTACTCGGTCAAATACGCGCCCACCAAAAGAGCAACCCCTAACGGGGACTATGACAAGCGGAATTATGTTTAAAAACTGCGGGTTGATGATATGCTTTGGACTCGTTTTTATCACAGAAAACGTCCTGTTTGAAGTTCTTAGGAAAACTTGTACCACTGACTgattttcaattttaattttttttttttttaaagcgtcTTGGACTACTGATTGCCCCAAATTTGTTTTATTGAACATGCTGAATCGAAAACtagatatgcatttttttttactaaatttatataatgcttaacagatcattatgTACTGTCATTAAGTTACATGTGTtgagcattttgttttttttaatgacttaatGAAAGTTTTTTACAAAGTGTTGCCCTTTTGCATCATGGGCTACTGCTGATTGGCTCACGTGGACAATTGGTTTTATTTATaatgctattttaaaaactattaagGACATGAGTTTTGAAAGGTGCAACCGTTTTATAACAACTAGTTTTTTTCTGAATGTCCTAAAAAAGCTTTATAATGATGGAAAGATGTACATTCAGTTGAAATGTCCTGAAACTTTGATTTAAACAGTGTCCCATCCGTATTTCAAATGTGCATGAACTGATGCATTAGGCACTATATAAGGTTTGTTAATGacttaatgaaagttattatcaAGCTTTACCCTTCATTTTATTAGATGTGCTGTTTCTAAAGGGCTGAAAGAGAAACATTAATCtgacaaaacatatatattttaggTACCTCAGAAAGTTTGTACAAATTTGTAAAAGGCTAAAAGCATGAAGATTAAGGAGCCCTAGCTGTTACGATCAAAGATGTTTACCAATGTGTTAATTGTCCTGGACAAATGGCAGTGATATTTCTATAGGAATCTCTGCTTTGGCACATTCGCAGAGAATCTCAGCGCTCGGATGGTCAGCGAAGACAAACAGCTGGAAAACTAAAGACAGCAAATCTTGACTGCTCTGTCATTCAGAACTCACCCGTCCACAATGATGCTCAAAGTACCATGAGCACAACAAGGCGACATGAGAAGCCGAGCAGGATCTATGCCATTTCCAcaatggaaaaaataattttgtttgattgtttttggGAATAACCTGCCGGTAGTGCCTTGCAAAACTTCATGGATGGGTATCTTCATTTTGTTCAAAACCCAAGACCTCTGCGTTCAGTGTATCCAGCTCGACTGAAACGTTGTAACTTTTTAAACTGTCTTTACATGTTGTTATGAATGTTGTTTggaataaacatttacagttttgACATGAATGTGAACGTTTATTTTCTTGTTGTTGAATACATTACaatctctttaaagggatagttcaaccaaaaatgaaaattctctcatcatttactcaccctcatgccatcccagatgtgtatgactttctttcttcagcagaacacaaatgaagatttttagaagaatatctcagctctgtaggttcatacaatgcaagtgaatggtgaccggaactttgaagctccaaaaagcacataaaggcagcataaaagtaattcataagactccagtggttaaatccatgtcttcagaagcgatttgataagtttgtatgagaaacagatcaatatttaagtccgcttttaccataaattctcctccctacccagtaagtggcgatatgcatgaagaatgcgaatgaccaaaaataaaaaaagaatttgaaagtggagatttatagcaaaaaataatttaaatattgatctgtttctcacccacaactatcatatcgcttcttaagatatggatttaaccactggagtcgtatggattatttttatgctccctttatgtgctttttggaccttcaaatttctggtcaccattcacttgcattgtacagaccttcagagctgagatattcttctaaaaatcttcatttgtgttctgctgaagaaaggaagtcatacacatctgggatggcatgagggtgagtaaatgatgagagaattttcatttttgggtgaactatccctttaagacacctctgtatgtttaaagaaaaaattaagctacattttcaaaatgcaaacaGCTGAAAAACTTCTACATGGTTAAAAGTGAAACCTTTCCTTTAAGAAGTTATTTCTACCTATTATAAGCCTAAAAAAAGAATGTCGCTGGTGCAACCTAATCTAGTAAGGTTGATTTAgttgttttaaataatattttcaacatcaatatattaatttagttaaataaaaccagttcggatgttaccacatgaagcacactttacaaaacatttttttaacagtGAGGGGAgacttatttaaaaataaagagcaaatgttaaaccaaatgcTATTAAAAGATATCATGTTAGCCTGAAATTCCAAAGTAAGTACAcagatattgtgatatatatgaTTAGTCTTATCTGTAAAATAAGCAAAATTGTCCTATGCACATTTAATTGGAGAGTGTTGTCCtttaaaatgtgacattttaaagATTCTAGCTTACAAAggcagtaaaaatgcaattataatgCCAAACAACCATTATAATCCACATTTTCCTCTTTGTTCATGACATATCCTACCTGTTAGCTCAACACCCTCCTCCAAatgttctgtgatttttggatgGTTAGATTTAGTTAGTTCTGGTGGTAAACAAAGTCTAATGTGAAAACATATAAACACAGTATTTAGCATTAAAAAGAATAAGGAAGGAGCTTATGTGTAACACAGGTGCAAACAACAGGTCTCAAATTCATTAAATTACATTGCAAATAGCTTATTGCCATGCTTTCACAACTTAGGCAATGAAAAACTGTATACAGTCAGGTGTAAAGTGGGGTCTGTTCACG
This is a stretch of genomic DNA from Myxocyprinus asiaticus isolate MX2 ecotype Aquarium Trade chromosome 24, UBuf_Myxa_2, whole genome shotgun sequence. It encodes these proteins:
- the LOC127414538 gene encoding claudin-5-like — encoded protein: MASAALEILGLALCVLGTLLEMTACGLPTWKVTAYIEANIVVAQTIWDGLWMSCAVQSTGQMQCKTHDSMLALSHDLQAARALTVISSVLCVFALMVVIAGAQCTNCIKTESVKARVVNVGGVIYIISAIFMLVPLCWMANSIISDFYNPQVPASQKREIGAALYIGWAATAMLLLGGSMLCCSCPASGSSSYSVKYAPTKRATPNGDYDKRNYV